From a single Cyclobacterium marinum DSM 745 genomic region:
- a CDS encoding ThuA domain-containing protein: MQLKSIFLIVLTLLVQFSFANPEEDKIKVLIIDGQNNHSAWPKTSLMMKGQLEETGLFEVTIERTKFTWKGAENSSYLVKAGAGRTEDLKEPKSDPEFNPDFAAYDVVVSNFGWNAAPWPVETMKKFEHFVHSGGGFVSVHAADNSFPEWEAYNEMIGLGGWGDRNEKDGPYVYYDSEGKLVRDNSPGPAGTHGAKNNFTINLTEESHPITAGMPKSWISAKDECYARLRGPAKNMTILATGEDLTNKNREGRHEPVFMVIDYGKGKVFHTTLGHDQGSLEGVGFITSFTRGVEWAATGEVTIPIPNDFPTKEASKSRPFTF, from the coding sequence ATGCAGTTAAAATCTATATTTTTAATAGTATTGACCCTGTTGGTTCAATTTTCCTTTGCCAACCCTGAAGAAGATAAGATTAAGGTTTTGATCATTGATGGGCAAAATAATCATTCTGCCTGGCCCAAGACAAGTTTAATGATGAAAGGTCAGTTGGAGGAAACAGGTCTTTTTGAGGTTACCATTGAACGCACCAAATTTACTTGGAAAGGAGCAGAAAACAGTTCGTATTTAGTAAAAGCCGGAGCAGGTAGAACGGAAGATTTAAAAGAGCCTAAGTCAGATCCTGAATTTAACCCGGATTTTGCAGCTTATGACGTGGTAGTTTCCAATTTTGGTTGGAATGCAGCTCCTTGGCCGGTTGAAACCATGAAGAAATTTGAGCATTTTGTCCATTCAGGTGGAGGTTTTGTTAGTGTACATGCTGCAGACAATTCATTTCCGGAATGGGAGGCATACAATGAAATGATAGGTTTAGGAGGCTGGGGAGACCGTAATGAAAAGGATGGGCCTTATGTATACTACGATTCCGAAGGGAAATTAGTAAGGGATAATAGCCCTGGGCCTGCAGGAACACATGGAGCCAAAAACAATTTCACCATTAATTTGACGGAGGAAAGCCATCCGATTACAGCAGGTATGCCGAAAAGTTGGATCTCGGCTAAAGACGAGTGTTACGCTCGCTTGAGAGGCCCTGCCAAGAACATGACTATTTTAGCTACCGGTGAAGATCTTACCAATAAAAATAGAGAAGGTAGGCATGAACCGGTTTTTATGGTGATAGATTATGGAAAAGGTAAAGTGTTTCACACCACGCTCGGCCATGACCAAGGTTCGCTTGAGGGTGTTGGGTTTATCACCTCATTTACAAGAGGCGTGGAATGGGCTGCTACCGGAGAAGTTACAATTCCTATTCCAAATGATTTTCCAACAAAAGAGGCCTCCAAATCCAGGCCTTTTACCTTTTGA
- a CDS encoding sulfatase-like hydrolase/transferase, with product MKIIKPCLLLLSLFVLSCGTNEVQHESLEKKPNILLVFADDMTFEVLDQLEQNKIYTPNLDKLMSEGTSFRKAYNMGSWSGAVCTASRSMMISGRSVWNAFKIKEEWKKGDKKDLTLPKLLETSGYETYMTGKWHVDVPASEIFNHAVNIRPGMPKDGWSGNNMGAKFDSISKIGAEPHTIMPIGYNRPLSENEDNWSPSDPAFGGFWEGGTHWSEVLRNDAHAFLDSASKSNNPFFMYLAFNAVHDPRQSPGSFLDLYAVEDIKIPKNFLPVYPYKDEIGNGPALRDEALAPYPRTPYSIKKHLQEYYAIISHMDHQIGEIFNELERKGLRENTYIIFTADHGLAMGRHGLMGKQTMFDHSMAAPFIISGPNIPKGQRLDQDIYIQDAMATILDIAGVEKPDYVEFNSLLNLIQGTEEQIYQDVYGAYLNNQRMIKKDGFKLTVYPKAKKILLFDMESDPLEMNDLADQPEHQDLIKTLFAKLQQKQAQLNDALVLKAEDYDM from the coding sequence ATGAAAATAATTAAACCCTGTCTTTTATTACTGAGTCTATTTGTCCTCAGCTGCGGAACCAATGAGGTTCAGCATGAAAGCCTAGAAAAGAAGCCAAACATATTATTAGTTTTCGCAGATGATATGACTTTTGAGGTTTTAGATCAGTTGGAACAAAATAAAATATATACACCAAACCTCGATAAGTTAATGTCGGAGGGTACATCATTTAGAAAAGCCTATAATATGGGAAGTTGGTCTGGTGCAGTATGTACAGCATCAAGGAGCATGATGATTTCCGGAAGAAGTGTATGGAATGCATTTAAGATTAAAGAGGAATGGAAGAAAGGAGATAAAAAAGATTTGACCTTGCCCAAGTTGCTTGAAACCTCCGGCTATGAAACTTATATGACAGGTAAATGGCATGTGGATGTTCCTGCTTCAGAAATATTTAATCATGCTGTAAACATTCGACCGGGCATGCCTAAGGATGGCTGGTCTGGAAATAATATGGGAGCGAAGTTTGATTCCATTAGCAAAATTGGTGCTGAACCACATACCATCATGCCGATAGGTTATAATAGGCCTCTCAGTGAAAATGAGGACAATTGGTCTCCCTCCGATCCGGCTTTTGGGGGGTTCTGGGAAGGAGGAACTCACTGGAGCGAGGTGTTGAGAAATGATGCCCATGCTTTTTTAGACAGTGCCTCTAAATCGAATAATCCATTTTTTATGTATTTGGCTTTTAATGCTGTTCATGATCCCAGACAATCGCCGGGGAGTTTTTTAGACCTGTATGCTGTGGAAGATATAAAAATCCCTAAAAACTTTTTACCAGTTTATCCCTATAAAGATGAGATAGGCAATGGACCTGCGTTAAGGGATGAAGCATTGGCCCCTTATCCTCGGACACCCTATTCCATTAAAAAACACCTGCAAGAATATTATGCAATTATTTCTCATATGGACCATCAAATTGGAGAAATATTTAACGAACTGGAAAGGAAAGGCCTTAGGGAAAATACTTATATTATTTTCACTGCTGATCATGGTCTGGCCATGGGGCGTCATGGCTTAATGGGGAAACAGACCATGTTTGACCATAGTATGGCTGCACCTTTTATCATCTCAGGGCCAAACATTCCAAAAGGACAAAGGTTAGACCAAGACATTTACATACAAGATGCCATGGCCACAATATTAGATATTGCAGGGGTAGAAAAACCGGATTATGTAGAGTTTAATAGTCTTTTAAACCTAATTCAAGGGACTGAAGAGCAAATTTATCAAGATGTTTACGGGGCTTATTTGAACAATCAAAGGATGATAAAAAAAGATGGTTTTAAGCTCACTGTTTATCCAAAGGCAAAAAAGATACTTTTGTTTGATATGGAAAGCGATCCTTTAGAAATGAATGATTTGGCAGATCAACCTGAACATCAAGATTTAATTAAAACGTTATTTGCTAAACTTCAGCAAAAACAAGCACAATTAAATGATGCTTTGGTTTTAAAGGCAGAGGATTATGATATGTAA
- a CDS encoding bile acid:sodium symporter family protein: MTSFKTQLAKAGINNFFFLLLGTILLAYLFPDWGEARGALSIDKLTYYGVSLIFFFYGVKISPATLKLGLSNWRLHLLIQGTTFIIFPLLILILYGLFGMEDNLFWLGTFYLAALPSTVSSSVVMVSIAGGNLPAAIFNASISSIVGILITPLWMGFFLSAENADFEVMNTIWTLVQQIFIPVVLGFLFHGWLFTLVQKYGKLLKNFDQFVILLIVFSAFSHSFGNNMFEGQNILGLGLWMLLLFVFMALGMYLLGRLLSFNRADKITVLFCGSKKSLVQGAVMGKILFPDPTIFGVVLLPLMLYHTLQLILGSALAEKLAILPPKDQD; the protein is encoded by the coding sequence ATGACTTCATTTAAAACCCAGCTGGCTAAAGCCGGGATTAATAATTTTTTCTTTTTATTGCTAGGTACCATTTTATTGGCTTACCTGTTTCCTGACTGGGGAGAAGCTAGGGGTGCCTTAAGTATAGATAAGTTGACCTATTACGGGGTGTCTCTGATCTTTTTCTTTTATGGCGTGAAGATTAGTCCTGCCACTTTAAAGTTGGGTTTGTCCAATTGGCGGTTACATCTGCTTATTCAAGGCACAACTTTTATAATTTTTCCTTTGCTGATATTAATACTTTATGGGCTTTTCGGTATGGAGGACAATTTGTTTTGGCTAGGCACCTTTTATTTGGCTGCCTTACCTTCCACTGTCTCTTCATCCGTCGTAATGGTCTCGATTGCAGGAGGGAATCTTCCTGCAGCAATATTTAATGCCAGTATATCCAGTATTGTAGGTATATTGATTACTCCCTTATGGATGGGGTTTTTTCTCAGTGCCGAGAATGCCGATTTTGAAGTTATGAATACCATTTGGACATTGGTGCAACAAATTTTTATTCCTGTGGTATTGGGGTTTTTGTTTCACGGGTGGCTTTTTACTTTAGTGCAGAAGTACGGGAAACTACTTAAAAACTTTGATCAATTTGTGATCCTATTGATCGTATTCTCAGCATTTTCTCATTCATTTGGCAACAACATGTTTGAAGGCCAAAATATTTTAGGCTTAGGCCTATGGATGTTGCTCTTGTTTGTTTTTATGGCTCTAGGAATGTATCTATTGGGGAGGTTGCTTTCATTCAATAGGGCTGACAAGATTACTGTCTTATTTTGTGGATCTAAAAAATCATTGGTACAAGGAGCGGTCATGGGTAAGATTTTATTTCCTGACCCTACTATTTTTGGGGTAGTATTGTTGCCGTTGATGTTGTACCATACCCTACAACTTATTCTAGGCAGCGCTTTGGCAGAGAAGCTGGCGATTCTACCTCCTAAAGATCAGGATTAA
- a CDS encoding YciI-like protein yields the protein MKYYMLTYFLAEDYMQKRGGFRKDHLSLADKFYRKGVLLMGGALSRPADKAVLIFHSEGENDAKDFVNADPYVTNGLVESWELREWNVVVGVV from the coding sequence ATGAAATATTATATGTTAACTTATTTCTTAGCAGAAGACTATATGCAAAAAAGAGGGGGATTTAGAAAAGATCACTTGTCCCTTGCAGATAAGTTTTATAGAAAAGGTGTGTTATTGATGGGGGGTGCCCTTTCAAGGCCCGCAGATAAAGCGGTTTTGATTTTCCATTCTGAAGGAGAAAATGATGCCAAGGATTTTGTAAATGCGGATCCTTATGTTACGAATGGACTTGTAGAAAGTTGGGAATTGAGAGAATGGAATGTTGTAGTAGGGGTGGTATAA
- a CDS encoding sulfatase family protein — translation MLLLLSCAKENKNNSLPQESAKPNIIYIMADDHTSQAFGVYGSRLASLNPTPTLDSLAKSGMIFDNCFVNNSICVPSRAAVLTGQRAQTNGVIDLEGSLAPEKQYLPLELKKLGYQTAIIGKWHLKEEPASFDYYKVLDQQGTYFDPTFRVQGEEPWPSNEVQYEGHSSDVITDQVIDWLEKGKEADKPFFLMYHFKAPHDDFENAPRYEDYLEEIFIPEPESLYDLANHGSVATRGEGDSLTRYIGSSVSHRNLIRNQAMNIWPGPNYKNYRNAEDILPSELVKWEMDEEEKDYTSKVYQSYLKKYLRCVKGIDDNMKRFMAYLKENGLLENTIIVYTSDQGFMLGEHDYIDKRWMYEESLRMPFFISYPEKIRANTRTNAIINNTDFAPTLIEMAGGEKPEYMQGKSFKVILETNEEPEDWQKSTYYRYWMHLAHRHGNPAHFGVRTKRYKLIFYYGKYWVDTDDPKAEWNNASWGNDFTTHTPVAWEFYDLEKDPREMNNLYGDPAYSDTIAELKKELKKLREDLNETDKDYPHIQKVIDAHWND, via the coding sequence ATGCTGCTTTTGTTATCCTGCGCAAAAGAAAACAAGAACAATAGCCTGCCCCAAGAGAGTGCCAAGCCGAATATAATTTACATCATGGCTGATGATCACACAAGTCAGGCATTTGGTGTGTATGGTAGTCGATTGGCAAGCTTAAACCCTACACCTACCTTGGATAGCCTTGCCAAATCGGGTATGATATTTGACAATTGTTTCGTTAATAATTCCATTTGTGTACCTAGTAGGGCTGCAGTCTTAACAGGTCAACGGGCCCAAACTAATGGTGTGATTGATCTGGAGGGCAGTCTTGCCCCTGAAAAACAATACTTGCCTTTGGAATTAAAAAAACTTGGCTACCAAACAGCCATTATAGGGAAATGGCACCTGAAGGAAGAGCCTGCATCATTTGACTATTATAAAGTTCTCGATCAGCAAGGGACTTATTTTGATCCGACTTTTCGGGTACAAGGAGAGGAACCATGGCCTTCCAATGAAGTTCAATATGAAGGCCATTCTTCCGACGTTATCACAGACCAAGTAATTGATTGGTTAGAAAAAGGAAAAGAAGCGGATAAGCCATTCTTCCTCATGTATCATTTCAAAGCACCTCATGATGACTTTGAAAATGCCCCTAGGTATGAGGATTATTTGGAAGAGATTTTTATTCCTGAACCGGAAAGTTTATATGACCTGGCCAACCATGGTTCGGTAGCGACAAGGGGTGAAGGGGATAGTTTGACCAGATACATAGGCTCTTCGGTTTCACATAGGAATTTGATAAGAAATCAGGCCATGAATATTTGGCCGGGGCCCAATTATAAAAACTATAGAAATGCAGAGGATATTTTACCCAGTGAATTGGTGAAATGGGAAATGGATGAGGAAGAAAAGGATTATACTTCAAAGGTCTACCAGAGCTATTTGAAAAAATACCTTCGCTGTGTCAAGGGAATAGATGACAATATGAAACGCTTTATGGCTTATTTAAAAGAAAATGGCTTGTTAGAAAACACAATTATTGTTTATACCAGTGATCAAGGTTTTATGCTTGGGGAACACGATTATATAGACAAACGTTGGATGTATGAAGAATCCCTAAGGATGCCATTTTTTATTAGTTATCCTGAAAAAATTCGAGCAAATACCAGAACAAATGCGATAATAAATAATACAGATTTTGCTCCAACGCTAATAGAAATGGCAGGTGGTGAAAAGCCTGAATATATGCAAGGCAAAAGTTTCAAGGTAATACTAGAAACAAATGAAGAACCTGAAGATTGGCAAAAATCAACTTATTACCGGTATTGGATGCATTTGGCTCATCGGCACGGAAACCCGGCACATTTTGGTGTGAGGACTAAGCGTTATAAATTGATTTTTTATTATGGTAAATACTGGGTAGATACTGATGACCCGAAGGCGGAATGGAATAATGCCAGCTGGGGGAATGATTTTACCACCCATACCCCTGTAGCCTGGGAGTTTTATGATTTAGAAAAAGACCCTCGTGAAATGAATAATCTTTACGGCGATCCAGCATATTCCGATACCATTGCTGAATTGAAAAAAGAGTTGAAAAAATTGAGGGAGGATCTAAATGAAACTGATAAAGATTACCCTCATATCCAAAAGGTAATTGACGCGCATTGGAATGATTAG
- a CDS encoding zinc-binding alcohol dehydrogenase family protein translates to MKAIGFRRSLPITEEESFIAFDATKPSPSGFDILVELAAVSVNPVDFKVRQNTAKDRILDSPKIIGYDGVGTVVEVGEKVSHFEVGDEVFYAGDISRSGSNAMYQLIDERIVGTKPKTLSAAEAVALPLTGLTAWESIFDRMKVDPNTDKGKSILILAGAGGVGSIAIQIAKQVAGLTVIATASREETGRWCKSMGADHVVNHHDLKASLLQAGYKEVDYVLDCVDINGYWETLVDIVKPQGHIVTITGSDKPLNLMLLKNKSVSFSWEYMFTRSLYTTSDILKQQQILNKLAELIDRGIIKTTLNTIFNGFTVDNFKKAHQLQESGKSIGKTVVVFK, encoded by the coding sequence ATGAAGGCCATAGGATTTAGAAGATCTCTCCCCATTACTGAAGAAGAAAGTTTTATTGCATTTGACGCTACCAAACCCAGCCCATCGGGTTTTGATATATTGGTAGAGCTTGCGGCAGTATCTGTGAATCCGGTTGATTTTAAGGTCAGACAGAATACCGCAAAAGACCGTATTCTAGACAGCCCAAAGATCATAGGTTATGATGGCGTAGGAACCGTGGTGGAGGTAGGGGAAAAGGTAAGTCATTTTGAGGTTGGAGATGAAGTGTTTTACGCAGGAGATATCAGTAGGAGTGGAAGCAATGCAATGTATCAGTTGATTGATGAGCGAATTGTAGGCACAAAGCCCAAAACCTTGTCAGCAGCTGAAGCAGTGGCACTACCATTGACCGGATTGACTGCCTGGGAGTCTATATTTGACAGAATGAAAGTGGACCCGAATACAGATAAAGGGAAGTCTATACTTATACTTGCAGGTGCCGGAGGTGTAGGCTCAATTGCCATTCAAATTGCAAAACAGGTTGCGGGGCTTACCGTCATTGCTACTGCTTCGCGTGAGGAGACTGGACGCTGGTGCAAATCTATGGGAGCTGACCATGTGGTAAATCACCATGACTTAAAAGCAAGTTTATTGCAGGCCGGTTACAAGGAAGTTGATTATGTACTCGATTGTGTGGACATCAACGGATATTGGGAAACGCTAGTAGATATCGTCAAGCCTCAAGGGCACATTGTTACCATTACAGGCAGTGATAAACCACTAAACCTGATGTTGCTTAAAAATAAAAGTGTAAGCTTCTCTTGGGAATATATGTTTACGCGTTCCCTATATACGACCTCAGATATTTTAAAACAACAGCAAATTCTTAATAAGTTGGCTGAGTTAATTGATCGGGGGATAATAAAAACTACATTGAATACTATTTTTAATGGGTTTACTGTAGATAATTTTAAAAAGGCACACCAGCTCCAAGAGTCAGGGAAATCTATAGGTAAGACAGTTGTGGTATTCAAATAA